In Miscanthus floridulus cultivar M001 chromosome 8, ASM1932011v1, whole genome shotgun sequence, the sequence GGTGGATAAGCTTGATCATGTCAGGCTCGGGTTTTGGCGGGCCGTAGAAGGCGGACATGCCCATGCAGCCGAGGCCCTGCGCGGAGACCTCCAGCCCCTGCGTGCCCAGCTTGATGCGGGGCACAGACACGGGAGCGGCAGCAGCCATGGCAGCTGCAGGAAGTCGATCGGGTGGGGGCACTGCTTGATGCTGGTGAGTGCTGGCCTGGTGTGTGTGTGGAGGTCTGCAGTGCAGGTGTGGCGTGTGGGCTTCGAGCTTATAGAGTGAGACAGAGGGAGTgccatttttttattttggtcccttttgaaaacattttttacaaaaatagactatttttaggtatcttagaacatgacgccgaggtatgaGGGTCGGTGTCGACTGatacgacgccgaggtcttgccacgtcacggacgaccccagtcgacggcgacacggtggcgcatggggcccactacgtcagcgtcgtgtcagccaacgccacaggcccaacctcggcgcggtggGACTACACGCCGAGCTACTGGCGCGCGGTCCAGGCGGCCCAACgacgcttcgtggcccaatagctcggcaTGTGATCAGATGACGTCGAGACGCtaacctcggcgcggcccgactcaacgccgagttTCGATCAGAACCCCACCTCACGCATCACGATTCATGAGATCAGAGAAGCATGCATGCACCTCGATCGGTTTCATTCCACTAGTGATGGAGACATGGCATGTTCATCTGCGGGTGCCGGGAGACAATTCAGAGCGGCAGAGACCGGAGGTAGTGCATGCCCGCTGCCTAGCCTGTTGCGGGATTGCGGCAAGCCGAGGTAACGTCTCGGCGTCATAGGTCATGGCGCCGACCTCTAAATTTAACCTAACACCATagttttaccgtgagatggatatataaaatttacCATAAGATGGGCAACTTAGAATTTGGCTAAGTCTTTAAATTTATcatgagatggacatgctgaaatttgtgggatagacatatgcaaaaatggctaagtctgaatttttgctatgacttggagactagaattttaccatgacttggacattgacaaatttaaaattttaccatgacttggatattgagaaatgtggCTAACTCTAAAGTTTTACACTGACTTGATATTTGAGCACTTAAAACAAAATAGAAATACTTAGAATAAAAATGATCTATGGTTCATATTGATGAACGAGCCTAAAAATGTTTCTAAGTGTTAGATCAATAGTTTGACCTTTTTCATGATGCAGTTTTGACCACAGTaaaactatagtttcttttctagaTATAAAGTTTGACatttaatagaagttgtagtttgAGTTTAGTACaataaactttgtttttggacctaaACCTAAATCAGTTTTTAACATGGCCAAATAGTGACCACAACGCTGGCAGTTATTAGAAGGGTAGGACTACAAATACAGTGCTTAGCTATGTATTGGAATACATATAATGCGTAGAAGCACTTGCAAACATTAATTGTATGAACTTGTACCATTCCTTAATTAGCAAAAAGCATATGAATATCAAACCAGCTTAATCAACAGAAACCAAACCAGATAAAACGCTGATATAGTAATTGCAGCCATATTGAAGACAGCCTGTGCGATTTACCTGACTATTACAGTGTGTTTTAAGTCCATTTGTATCTCCATTAGCTCTGAAAGTTTCTGCTGCATTCCGAGCGTCCCTGTAGCAGTGAATTGACATGTTTACGATATTTTATCTTCTAAATAGTGACCACGAGTTTGAGTACTCTATGAGGATAtgacaacaaaacaagtctcatcaagtttggacTTAGCCACGGTAAAAAATCAGACCATCTCGTGGTAAATATACATATGTCCATCTCAtgcagcggcggatccacagggggggctgggggggctccagccccccctaattttttgatttcaagcctaatcactgtagcaaaagcttataCTGATCTCATGGTAAAATCACAGATTTAGACAGATCGTAACATATCCAAGTCACAATAAAATTCAATATGGCATTGCCATGGTAAAAATTTAAATTACATATCCATGGTAATtctagtctctaagtcatagcaaaaattcagacttatagccatttttgcatatgtctatcccacggtaaaaatcaaatttgacaatgtccaagtcatggtaaatttctgcatgtccatctcatggtaaattttatatatccatctcacggtaaaactAGGGTGTTAGGTTAAATTTAGTGGTCGGCGCCATGACCTATGTCTCCATCACTAGTGGAATGAAACCGATCGAGCTGCATGCATGCTTCTCTGATCTCATGAATCGTGATGCGTGTGGTGGGGTTCTGACCGAaactcggcgttgagtcgggccgcgccgaggttaGCGTCTCGGCGTCATTCGATCgcacgccgagctattgggccacgaagcgttcTTGGGCCGCCTGGACCGCGCGCCAATAGCTCAGCGTGTAGTCccaccgcgccgaggttgggcctgtggcgttggctgacacgacatcgacgtagtgggccccatgcgccaccgtgtcgccgtccaccggggtcgtccgtgacgtgacaagacctcggcgtcgtgtcagtcgacgtcgaccctcatacctcggcgtcatgtcCTAAGATGCCTAAAAATgatctattttcagcaaacgttttggcttagatctttttataaaaaatattttcaaaagggaccaaaatacaaaaatggCACGACAGAGGGACGCCGCCGCCTGTCCGCTGTGCCAGCTGGCAGAGGACTAGATTTGCTAATGTCACTGCTTATGTGAGCTTGTAGTAAGAGGTGACGTCTTTATATAGTATTTGTAAAGTACACTGGCAAATGGGCCAGCCTGGTATAATTACAAAACCGAGAAAGATTAGGCCCGGTGTCGTCCAGGTTTTACGCGTACGATTGTCATCGTTGGATGGAAACATTTTTTTTAATATGGGCTTCTCCATTACTCATCGGCTAACAGAATCGTTAGCAACAAACCTTCCTCAGCAATCAATGGGGTTCGATTTTTGTCCTTGGTATAAAAAAAATCAGATATACTCCGTATATTTGAAATTACTAGCAAACATGTGTGTTGCCGCAAGTTAAAATGAGACATTTAATTTTTTGTACTTGGTACCAATGATAATGACCTAGCTATTTTTATTTTTACAGAATTTAATTAGGCATGCAAGGCACCTAATCTCATTTTTTTCTACAATTGAGCGTATGTCTTTGGTGGTGCCTTGTCAATGTATAGCAAAGATCTTTTTttttaagagcatctccagaagTTTTATAAAACAACTCGCTATCTTGATTTTtagcaaaaaggaaaaaaaaaagtccCCTTGGTAAAGAGCTTCTTAAAAAGACTTTGTTAGATAGAAATTCAAGTTGCCAATACAAAATCGTTTAGAAAGTAGTATAGGAAACTGTTGGACAGGAAAATGAATTGAGGTTGTATTTTATTGACTCACTACACTTATTGATTTAGAAGGTAATTATATGCCTGTGGCGACAAGTTCAAGGTGTCCGTGGCAGCTGCAAGATCGTTCGATGCGGCCATTCGCGCGACGCCGCCAAAGCTTTTTGCGGCAACCCCGCATGCTTCATGCTTGTGTTTGGTTGCCGCCTGGAGCCCGCAAGCACAAACTTATTAGATTGCCGCCTCCATGCTTTGTGTGCCTGAGATTCTGCTCACTCTGCTTGCAGAAACCCGCAACGCATGTTTGTAACCACCGTCAAGTACGAGCATAATAAACATAGGTTAATATTTAAAATAGATCATCACCTtaataaaaaaatacatatattaCATTACGTTGAGATAAAGAGTGAATAACTATTTTAAATAGATCCATGCATGAGCACGTGTGAAATACAGtatatctctttttttttttttgaagatccGGGTAATCCGGCTTTGGTTAATAATAAGAAGTGAAGCAAAGTCAACTGAATACAAATAAAGCGCGAGGGGCGCTCCCCAGACGAGCCTAAGCCGCCTGGggttgaaaagaaaacaaaacagaCTACTCGCTACGGGTGTTTACAACAGTTAGAGGAATAAGGGCATTACATCCCGCCCGAGACCACAGGGCTGCAGTATCCTTGATCTCCACAAACAGAGATTGCACTACCTTCCTATCATCTCTGAAAACAACAGCGTTCCTTCGGTTCCAGATGCTCCATAGTGTTAGTATCGCCATGGAGTGCTCCTTCCTTCCGCCGGCGCCCAGCAGTCGATGAAAACACTCCACCAGCTCTGTCTTGTTGTCCCAAGATGCCGGCGACAAGCTTGGGAAGCTGCTCCAGGAAGCTACAAGCTGCCATACCTGCTGGGAGTAGGGGCACTCGAAGAACAGATGGTGTGCCGTTTCCAGGTTCCTTTCGCATAAGGCACAGAAGTAGTTGTTCTTCCATTGGCGAAGCTGGAGTCGCGCCGCTGTCCACAACCTGTTCTGTAGTAACAGCCATAAGAAAAACTTGCACTTGGCCGGAGCCCATGCATCTCAGATTAACGATGGAAAGATCGACTGCAGTAGATCAAATTTCTTCATATCCTCCACCAGCTTGTGGATCTTGTTCAGTACGTTCTTGAGGTCTCTGCTGGCTTTATGACGGAACACGAGTGGATTCCTGGAGGTGAAGTAGTCAAGTACCTTGCTCGTTGTCGACCGAAGGCTCAGGGCCTCGCGGCGCAGCGCCTCGTACTGGAAGTCATCGAGGACGTCGTCGGCCTGGTACGCGGCGCCCCTGAGCTCCTTCATCCACGCCTTGACGGCGCGGCCGGCCTCGTTGTCCGCTTCTGCCTTCACCTCGGCGTCAGCCAGCAGGGACTGCACGTACAGCAGCTTCAGCTCCAGGTCGCGGCGGTCGTCGTCGACGCCCCACATGCGGGTGACCTTCTGGACGAGCGCGTCGGTGGCCTTGCCGAGCACGCCGCGCACCACGGGGAGGAGCAGCGACTCAGCCatgggcggcgcggcggcgccctTGCCTTCTTGACGGGAGGCGGGAGGGAAAGTCTCACTTCTCTGCAACTGCAAGCTGTGTGTGATTGAAGCGAGAGACAGAGCCGGGGAATGGTAGATCAGGATTGGATCGGCAAGAAATCGAGGTGACGTTGTGCTTATCCTTGACCGGAGGAAGTCGGAAGGTAACACACAGCACTCAAGCAATAATGTCGggaaaaaatctataactccctCACCTTTCGCGCCGGGGCTACTTCATCAACCACCCACCCAACCCACCCCCTAAACCTTAAAATCGTATAATGAACAAAATAAAGTTTTTCAAACCGTTTAATTTACCCTAGAATGGTTTTGGCACCCGGTTTTGCCAACGTGACACTCCAATCTGATACGGAAAGACACGTTGGCAGTGGGGCCCAACTATTAGTCGCCTTTACCCCCAATACTGAGgcggtgtttagttgggtgaaatttgggaatttgactaccgtagcactttcgtttttatttggcaattagtattcaattatggactaattaggcttaaaacgttcgtctcgcgatttccaatcaaactgtgcaattagtttttttttcgtctacgtttaatgctccatgcacgtatcacaagattcgatgtgatggctactgtagcactttttggaaaaagtTTTTGGAACTAGGCCGTGTTTAGTTCGCCAGATTCGGCGCCGCCCGATTGACTATAGCGACACTGTAGATACAgtgttgttttgtttttatttggtaataattgtccaattgttgactaattaggctcaaaacgttcgtctcgcaaagtacaaccaaactgtacaattagtttttgatttcatcaacataTAGTACTCCATGCGTGTACCGCAAATttaatgtgacggggaatcttctttttgcatagtgccaaattctggaatttgggggcaactaaacatggccctaaaCAAGGCCTGACCTCCGCGCGATGCAAAAGCGGCGCTGAAGCGGGGCTCTGTCGGCCATAGTGACGACCATGGTTTCCAATATCGGCCGAAATTTCCTGATATTTCTGATATATCCTCTTTATCCGTAGGtgccgataagaaaatatctatctttttcgtacaaattttgtttaaatttatttaaatttacttaaatttaaattaaattttatttaaatttgatccgatattttcgatatatcatgtttatcctctttatctttaatttccgaaaatgaaaaccttgtcGAGGCTGTGCCGCGAGCagagccgcggcggcggcggcgagccacGGGCAACCCACCGGCAAGGCGAGGCGGCCTCTGGGAACCCTAGGTGCGGCGCACCTACTCCAGCTGTGGTCGCAAGATCCTCCTCCACCAGCGGCGATCATTGTGCCCACGGCAGCGTGACGAGGTACGGGCGTACGGCGTGTCCGGCACCTAGGCGGGGGCGACTGGCCGCACACAGCGGGCTAGGCGAACGCGGAGCGGGGCGAGGAAGATGTGCGAGCTCCCTGCCGGCACTTGGCTATGACCGCGCGAGCTCTGCAGGCGACTGCGCGTGAGCCGTGCACGAGTGGCCGTGTGGGCGGTGGCATGCCACCAGACCCGGATCTTCGTCATCACGACCATGGCCACAGGTGTTGGGACCTCCCTGACGCGCACAGGGAGCTGCTTCGCCACACACGACTCTAGATGGTCATGGAGGCGGGGGTAGGGGCGAGACGGTGGGGAGGCTGGACGGGTACGGCGGTGGGGCCGGTAAGATGATGCGGATGCCgtccgcgccgccgctgctcctcccGATCCTCGCGCTCGCCGCAGCCGGTTTCGCACTCGCCACTGCGGTCTCCGTCACGCGGCAGACTCACAGCGCCCGCCCGCGCGCTCGCGGCCTCCGTGCAACTCGCCTTCAACTCGATCCCGTGCGGCCGAGACTCCGCTTCGCTCATGGAGCCGACGCCGCGATGTTGGAACCAGCGGCCTGCCCCATTCGCCGCCTCCGCCCCGACAAAAGTTAGTCGTGTTTGGCCCGAAGAAAGCTCGCCGCCTCCGCCCTGGCTGTCCCGTTCGATTCGCCACCTAGCGCGCACAACCGCCAATGGGGAGCTTGAGTGGCCATGGCTGCCCTGTCTGGCCGGCCATGGGGCTGCCCTGTCCGGCCGACCATGGCTGCCCTTTCCCGCCTCTCGTCCACGACCACAGAGCACGCCGCACACAGGTGCTCTTCTCGCCATGGCGCACGCAGACGTAGAGCTCGCTCGCGCTATAGAGCAACAGGAGCACGCAAGAGAGGAACAGGAGTGCCGCGGCTGCGGAGCTCGCGCGTGCTGGCCGGTGCCGCCGCAAATGGAGCTCGTACAGGCGCGGGGGAAGGAAGGATGACGCCCGGGCGCGGCGGGAGCATCAGCGGCGGGCGTCGTCGTCGTTGCgcaccaagcggcggcggtggcccaaGCGTGGCCTGGACGGGTGGGGCGAGGCGGCCACCCTGGCCGCGTGCACCATGCGGCTCACCTG encodes:
- the LOC136473577 gene encoding uncharacterized protein isoform X1; translation: MAESLLLPVVRGVLGKATDALVQKVTRMWGVDDDRRDLELKLLYVQSLLADAEVKAEADNEAGRAVKAWMKELRGAAYQADDVLDDFQYEALRREALSLRSTTSKNRLWTAARLQLRQWKNNYFCALCERNLETAHHLFFECPYSQQVWQLVASWSSFPSLSPASWDNKTELVECFHRLLGAGGRKEHSMAILTLWSIWNRRNAVVFRDDRKVVQSLFVEIKDTAALWSRAGCNALIPLTVVNTRSE
- the LOC136473577 gene encoding uncharacterized protein isoform X2 codes for the protein MAESLLLPVVRGVLGKATDALVQKVTRMWGVDDDRRDLELKLLYVQSLLADAEVKAEADNEAGRAVKAWMKELRGAAYQADDVLDDFQYEALRREALSLRSTTSKVVDSGATPASPMEEQLLLCLMRKEPGNGTPSVLRVPLLPAGMAACSFLEQLPKLVAGILGQQDRAGGVFSSTAGRRRKEGALHGDTNTMEHLEPKERCCFQR